The Candidatus Methylomirabilota bacterium DNA window GAGTGTCCCTGGTTTTCCGAATAGTCGCGCCGCTGCTGGACCGAACACGAACCCGGGCGTGCCGCGCCCGCGGAGGTAAGCTCATGCGACGCTTCACCAGCACGTTCATCGGGCTGCTGGTCCTGGCTCAGGCACTGCCCGCGTGGGCGCAGGAGAAGCCGCGCTCCGGCGGTGAGCTCGTCTTCGTGGTGCCGTCCGAGCCCCCGTCATACGACCTGCACCAGGAGGAGACGTTCGGCGTCGTTCATCCGATGGCGCCGCATTACAGCACGCTGCTGCGGGTCGACCCCTTCGACAAGACGGGGACCAGGCCGGTCGGCGACCTCGCGGAGTCGTGGACCATCTCCAGGGACGGCCTCGTCTACACCTTCAAGATCCGCAAGGGTGTGAAGTTCCACGACGGCAGCGAGCTGACGTCGAAGGACGTCAAGGCCTCCTACGACAAGATCCTTCATCCGCCGGCCGGGGTGAAGTCCCTCCGGGCCTCGGCCTACGAGGCGGTGAAGGCGGTGGACGCGCCCGACCCGAGCACGATCGTCGTCAGGCTGAAGTACCCGGAGACGTCCATCCTCCTCAACCTCGCCTCGCCGTGGAACTGGATCTACAAGGCCGACATCCTGGCCAAGGACCCGCACTGGTACGAGACGCACGTCATGGGCACGGGCCCCTTCAAGTTCGTCGAGCACGTGAGGGGCTCGCACTGGGTCGGCAAGAAGAACCCGGACTACTGGGACAAGGGCAAGCCCTACCTCGATGGGTACCGCGCCATCTTCATCAGCAACTCGTCCGCGCAGGTCGCCGCCGTCCGCGGTGAACGGGCGATGATCCAGTTCCGCGGCTTCACCCCCGCCGACCGCGACAGCCTCGTCGCCGCGCTCGGGCCGAAGATCACGGTGCAGGAGAGCCCGTGGGACTGCGCGCTGATGGTGGCCATGCACCACGAGAAGAAGCCGTTCGACGACAAGCGGGTTCGCCGGGCGCTGACGCTCGCGCTCGACCGCTGGGAGGCCTCGAAGAGCCTGTCGCGGATCGCTATCGTGCGCGACGTGGCCGGCATCCAGGTGCCCGGCACCCCGTACGCGACGCCGCCCGAGGAGCTGAAGAAGCTCGCCGGGTACTGGCCCGACATCAACGCCAGCCGCGCCGAGGCCAGGCGCCTCCTCAAGGAGGCGGGCGTCCCCGACGGCTTCGCCTTCACCTTCAAGAACCGCGGGATCCCGCAACCCTACGAGCCCCTCGGCATCTGGCTCATCGACCAGTGGCGCCAGATCGGCCTGAACGTCAAGCAGGAAACCATCGAGGCGTCCGCCTATCACCCGATGCTCAAGCGCGGCGATTTCGAGGTGGCGATGGACTTCCAGTGCGGCTTCATCGTCGAGCCCGACCTGGACCTTGGCCGGTTCCTCAGCACCTCCGACGCCAACTACGGCAAGCACAAGGACGTCGTCATCGACGACCTCTACCAGCGGCAGGCGCGGGCGACCGATCTGGAGGAGCGGAAGAAGATCTTGAGGACCCTCGAGAGGCGGCTCCTCGACGAGGAAGTCCACGTGATGTACACGCTCCAGTGGCACCGGATCATTCCGCACAACTCCAGGGTGAGGGGCTGGACCATCACGCCGAGTCACTACTTGAACAACCAGCTCGATACGGTGTGGCTCACAGAGTAGCGGGTGTCCAAGTTCCTGCTGAAGCGGTTTCTGCTGATGTTTCCCACCCTCTTCGGGGTGGCGCTGGTGGCGTTTCTGCTCATCCGCGTCATCCCGGGTGACGTCGTCGAGCTCCGCTATTCCGGCGACCGCGGCGCGGTCTCGCAGGAGCTGCTCGACAAGGAGCGAGCGCGGATCGGCCTCGACCAGCCCGTCTGGCGGCAGTTCGCCGCGTGGATCTGGGGCGTCGCGCGCCTCGATTTCGGCGAGTCGATGTGGACCGGCGCGCCCATCTGGCAGGAGGTCAGGCTGCGCTTCGCGCTCTCGCTCCAGGTGGCCGTCATGGCCACGGTCGTGGCCGTGCTGCTGGCGCTTCCGCTCGGCGTGCTCGCCGCGCTGAGGCAGGATACCTGGGTGGACTATGCCGTACGGATCTTCTCGATCGCCGGGCTGGCCGTGCCGTCGTTCTGGCTGGGCATCGTCCTGATCTTGATGCTTCTCATCGTCTTCCGATGGCTGCCGCCCATGGTCTACACGCCGTTCTGGGTGAGCCCCTGGCAGAACATGGCCCAGCTGATCTGGCCGGCGCTCGCCGTGGGCTATCGCTACTCCGCGGTCGCGACCCGGATGACGCGCTCGGCGATGCTCGAGGTGTTGCGCGAGGACTACATCCGCACGGCGCGCGCGAAGGGGCTCATGCAGAACCTGATCCTCTCGCGCCACGCGCTCAAGAACGCGATGCTGCCGGTGGTGACGGTCATCGCCATCGAGTTCGCATTCCTCATCGGCGGCCTCGTCGTCACCGAGCAGGTTTTCAACCTGAACGGCATCGGGCTGCTCTTCGTCCAGGCCGTCGCCCACCGCGACTACACGCTCCTCCAGGCGCTGGTGATGCTGGTCGCGGGCTTCTTCATCGTCGTGAACTTCGCCATGGACGTCGCGTACGCGTGGCTCGACCCGCGCATCCGGTACCGGTGATGGCCGTCGCGCGACCGGTCGAAGCCGCCGAGCTCGAGACCCCGGGCGCCGCGAGCCGCTGGACCGCGGCGGCCGGCGAGTTCTGCCGGCGCCGTCCGCTCGGCGCGATCGGCGCCGCCGTGATCGTGCTCATGCTGCTGGCCGCGGTGCTGGCGCCGGTGATCGCGCCCTACGATCCCGTGGCGATCGACTTCGGCGGCATGCTGGCGCGGCCGTCCCCGGCGCACTGGCTCGGGACGGACTCGTTCGGTCGCGACGTGCTCTCGCGGCTCATCCACGGCTCGCGCACGGCGCTGCTCGTGGGCTTCGGCGCGTCGGTCCTGGGCGCGGCGCTGGGCGCCGTGCTCGGCGTGGGGAGCGCGTACTTCGGGGGTCGGACCGACCTCTACGTCCAGCGCGTGATGGACATCTTCCTGGCCTTCCCGCTCATCATCCTGGCGCTGGCGCTGGTCGCCATCCTCGGGAACTCGATCCCGAACCTCATCATGGCGATCACGGTGCCGATGATCCCGCGCTGCGCCCTCGTCATCCGCTCCTCCGCGCTCTCGATCCGCGAGACGGCGTACGTGGACGCGGCGCGCGCCGCGGGCTTCCGCCACGCGCGCATCATCCTGCGACACATGCTGCCGAACGTCATGGCGCCCTTCCTGATCATGCTCACCGCGTTCGTCGGGCAGGCGATCCTGCTGGAGTCGTCGCTCTCGTTCCTCGGGCTCGGCGTGCAGGAGCCGACGCCCGCGTGGGGCCTGATGCTGAGCGGTGCGGCCATCGAGTTCGCCGAGCGGGCGCCGTGGATGGCCGTCTTCCCGGGCCTCGCGATCAGCCTCGCCGTCTTCGCCTTCAACCTCTTCGGCGACTCGCTGCGCGACGCCCTCGATCCGCGCCTGAAGACGCAGTGACGCCCGGCGTGTCGGTGTTCAACCGCGCGGAAAGCTTGACACTCTATGATGATTCGGGTACAAGAATCGTTGGTCCGAGCGCACCCAACTAGGCGGCACATCGGGAGGCCCCAATGCCGTACATAATCGCCGAGCCGTGCATCAACGTCAAAGACAAGGCGTGCGTCGAGGTCTGCCCGGTCGATTGCATCTACGAGGGTGAGACGATGCTCTATATCCACCCCGACGAGTGCATCGACTGTGGCGCCTGCGAGCCCGTCTGCCCGGTGAAGGCGATCTTCGCCGAGGACGAGACCCCCGAGCAGTGGAAGAACTACATCGAGCTGAACAAGCAGTTCTTCAAGGACAACCCCGGGGTGAAGCCGACGACCAAGAAGTAGCTGCACAGGCCACACGGCACACCGCCAGGCCCGCTGTGCATTCGACCGAATGCCGCGGGCTTTTTCTTCGGGAGACCGGCGTCCCGGCCGTGGCATCGTCGTTGCCTCTGTGAATCGGCATGAGCTCAATGCCCCTGCCGCCGCCACCGTTCGGGTACCACGGCGCCGTCTCCGAGTTCAAGCGCCGCCTGATCGAGGCGACCCTCCGTCGAGCGTGCGGCAACCGCACCCACGCCGCGAAAGCGCTCGGGCTCCAGCGCACGTACCTCCTGCGGCTCATCCGCGATCTCCGCGTCGCCGCGCCGCCGCCGCCCTCGCGCCGGAGGAACGGCGCGCCGTGACCGGTTGACGTTTTCCGGCTCTGCCGTCAAGCTGGACACGTCATGCGTGACGTGTGGGTGGCGGGCGCG harbors:
- a CDS encoding ABC transporter permease gives rise to the protein MAVARPVEAAELETPGAASRWTAAAGEFCRRRPLGAIGAAVIVLMLLAAVLAPVIAPYDPVAIDFGGMLARPSPAHWLGTDSFGRDVLSRLIHGSRTALLVGFGASVLGAALGAVLGVGSAYFGGRTDLYVQRVMDIFLAFPLIILALALVAILGNSIPNLIMAITVPMIPRCALVIRSSALSIRETAYVDAARAAGFRHARIILRHMLPNVMAPFLIMLTAFVGQAILLESSLSFLGLGVQEPTPAWGLMLSGAAIEFAERAPWMAVFPGLAISLAVFAFNLFGDSLRDALDPRLKTQ
- the fdxA gene encoding ferredoxin, whose amino-acid sequence is MPYIIAEPCINVKDKACVEVCPVDCIYEGETMLYIHPDECIDCGACEPVCPVKAIFAEDETPEQWKNYIELNKQFFKDNPGVKPTTKK
- a CDS encoding helix-turn-helix domain-containing protein, which codes for MSSMPLPPPPFGYHGAVSEFKRRLIEATLRRACGNRTHAAKALGLQRTYLLRLIRDLRVAAPPPPSRRRNGAP
- a CDS encoding ABC transporter substrate-binding protein, which gives rise to MRRFTSTFIGLLVLAQALPAWAQEKPRSGGELVFVVPSEPPSYDLHQEETFGVVHPMAPHYSTLLRVDPFDKTGTRPVGDLAESWTISRDGLVYTFKIRKGVKFHDGSELTSKDVKASYDKILHPPAGVKSLRASAYEAVKAVDAPDPSTIVVRLKYPETSILLNLASPWNWIYKADILAKDPHWYETHVMGTGPFKFVEHVRGSHWVGKKNPDYWDKGKPYLDGYRAIFISNSSAQVAAVRGERAMIQFRGFTPADRDSLVAALGPKITVQESPWDCALMVAMHHEKKPFDDKRVRRALTLALDRWEASKSLSRIAIVRDVAGIQVPGTPYATPPEELKKLAGYWPDINASRAEARRLLKEAGVPDGFAFTFKNRGIPQPYEPLGIWLIDQWRQIGLNVKQETIEASAYHPMLKRGDFEVAMDFQCGFIVEPDLDLGRFLSTSDANYGKHKDVVIDDLYQRQARATDLEERKKILRTLERRLLDEEVHVMYTLQWHRIIPHNSRVRGWTITPSHYLNNQLDTVWLTE
- a CDS encoding ABC transporter permease yields the protein MSKFLLKRFLLMFPTLFGVALVAFLLIRVIPGDVVELRYSGDRGAVSQELLDKERARIGLDQPVWRQFAAWIWGVARLDFGESMWTGAPIWQEVRLRFALSLQVAVMATVVAVLLALPLGVLAALRQDTWVDYAVRIFSIAGLAVPSFWLGIVLILMLLIVFRWLPPMVYTPFWVSPWQNMAQLIWPALAVGYRYSAVATRMTRSAMLEVLREDYIRTARAKGLMQNLILSRHALKNAMLPVVTVIAIEFAFLIGGLVVTEQVFNLNGIGLLFVQAVAHRDYTLLQALVMLVAGFFIVVNFAMDVAYAWLDPRIRYR